The genomic stretch CGAAATATGTTTTTATACCTAAAAGAAAATTTGAGATTGCCTTCATAATAAATGAGAAAGGAAacttatatttttctattttgaatCTTTGTCCACACAAACAAATGAGCGGAGGGTGATTTGGATTTCGTGTGAGAACCATGTGTTGATTGACTGTAGATTTCCCTTGTCCTTTtttgtatatttatttttttttatttctctatcCTTAAGAGTTGTGAGGatgttattttataaaaatttcatatatcTTTATGTTTTAATGGAAGAAGTatgtaagaaaataaatattatgagCAAGATTCTTACAAGAcgagaggaaagaaaagaaaatattttcaaagttTATGTGCAAAATTATATAAGGTGATTTGCGCACGAGTTAATCAGGATTATTAACTCAAGAGAACTTATAGTTGATCTtacataatgaaaaaaaaaattaatagactTAGAGACTGAGTGTCACGTCACATAAATCTTATGTTtacttttaatattatattttaattattggtTATTCATATTATTCTTTTAGTATCAAGATGTGGTGGGCGGATAATGACAAAGAAGTTTAGTATATTGGATCAAGTGAAGAATTAAAGGACCACACTATGCTATTTAGGTGAATTCGTCCAAGAACATTTACAGTTCAAGTTCCAATAGGTTTCTTGTGCCTTAAGGACCAGCTTCTCCACTCCCCCACACGTCACCTTATATTATTCTTCTGAGGGCCAAGTCCCAATCACACACACACAAGTACAGTATCGTTCCCTGTTGAATTTGCCTTAATCATTGCTGCATTCGAAACCTTTTGGGTTGGTGATAGTCTTTTTGGTTTCTCTCTCTCGTGCCTATATAAGAGGGGTTGCAGTGAAGCAAAGTTGCAGCAAAGAAGACCAACCCGAAGTAAGgtatctcagagagagagagagagagagagagagagattgttttCCTTTCCAAGGAAGAACAAACACCTAGAGCTAAAAGCACCAGTATAAGCTCTTGGTCTGATTCATAGTTCTTCTCATAAACAATCTTGTCCCCTCTTCTTCTctcctttccttcttttcttttatgattgTCGAGGGTGTAGCTGCAAAGGAGCACCATGGGAGGCACCTTAGATTTCCTCTCCAGCTTGCTCGGCGGCGGCCACAGGTACAATAAGAGGAAGCAGTTTCAGACTGTGGAGCTCAGGGTCAGGATGGACTGCGAGGGCTGCGAGCTAAAAGTTAGGAATGCACTTTCTACCATGAAAGGTTCGACCTTCTCCACCTGTACTAGTCGTCCGTCGAGCCATTGTTATACCAACTCCTGATCTACTTCACTTCCACTGGGTGATCTCCACAGGGGTTCGATCGGTGGACATCAGCAGAAAGCAGTACAAGGTGACTGTGACAGGCTATGTGGAGCCACACAAGGTGGTGAAGAGGGTCAAGTCCACGGGGAAGAAGGCTGAGATCTGGCCGTATGTTCCTTATAACGTCGTTGCTCGCCCGTATGCTGCTCAAACCTACGACAAGAAGGCACCTGCGGGGTACGTAAGGAACGTGGAGGCGATCAGAGTCTCCAGCCAAGTCGTCAAACCGGAGGACGAGCTTGCCGCCTTGTTCAGTGATGACAACCCAAATGCCTGCTCCATAATGTGACTCTACCAGTCTCAACTCTGCTTTGCGGAAGAGTTACTGCAGTGTAAGGAATTCACATAATAGATCATATTTATGTAGCAGTTCGATACCCAGGAAATCTTCATTGGAAGTAGTAGTGATTATGTTTTCtaataataaagaaataaaaaaagaaaacatgtgatgataaaaattaaaaaaactacCGGAGTCACTGTAGCTccttatcaaatcaaaatcaaagaCTCCATAAATTAGATTGGCCTGACATCAATACGTTTAAACAGCTTATAGTCAACGCTAAGAGGTTGACCTCCATAGAAGATCCTATACTCAATAGAGCCGAGCAATAACCTGAGGCACCAAAGGAGCTGATCCTAAAAGAGTTGACAAACTTATCCTGAGAACTCTAATCAGATGTCATCATGAAATGAGAAATTTTATGATAAATGGTAGTATCAAAATGTACTTTTCAGGGCTGGGCATAAGTAGATGTAATATATTAAAAGACGCATCTCCATGAGACTTCACCGGGAGCCTATAACAATCCTCACGTATGGATGAGGATGGCTGTTCTGCTGTGACAAGGAATTAAATGGTCATAGAATATTATGCCGCCATCACAGCAATTTAGTTGGTTATAGAATACTATGTCGCACACTTTGTAGTGCTAACAAGAGGAGCAAGGCATGTGCTGAATAAGCAATTGAGTAACGTATATTTTGTTAGAGGATAGGCCTTCAATAAAGTTAAATAGCTTAATATAACAGGACAATAGGGAAAACCACAAGCAAAAGTACATCTAAGCggatcaatttatcatatattttttaatatttttcacttAACCAAACAACCGATTAAATATATCAATACCGTAGCTTTAGCTTGTCATCGTTCACCACTTAATCTTCTCCTAGACATCAAACAAGAAAACAAACTGCTAAGAAGAGGAGCAGACAGAAAACCCCCAAGAATGACTGACTAGTTTTTTTTAAAAGATGATCCAAGAAAACCAACCACCAATGCCGCA from Musa acuminata AAA Group cultivar baxijiao chromosome BXJ1-3, Cavendish_Baxijiao_AAA, whole genome shotgun sequence encodes the following:
- the LOC135636757 gene encoding heavy metal-associated isoprenylated plant protein 23-like → MGGTLDFLSSLLGGGHRYNKRKQFQTVELRVRMDCEGCELKVRNALSTMKGVRSVDISRKQYKVTVTGYVEPHKVVKRVKSTGKKAEIWPYVPYNVVARPYAAQTYDKKAPAGYVRNVEAIRVSSQVVKPEDELAALFSDDNPNACSIM